The proteins below come from a single bacterium HR17 genomic window:
- the cutM gene encoding Carbon monoxide dehydrogenase medium chain — MFPAPFEYHAPATLQEALQLLAQHGGNAKVLAGGQSLVPLMKLRLSTPAVIIDLNRIANLRYIREDGDVIAIGAMTRHYDVETSELLRRRCPVLSECAAHIGDVQVRNRGTVGGSLAHADPAADYPAAILACDAEIKVVNTAGNERTVKASDFFVDLFTTALRPDELITEIRVPAFAPKTGSAYLKMEQLASGFAVCGVAAIVTLDGGVLQDVRVGITGVAPKAYRATTVEHALKGKAPDAATVEQAARHAADGVTPLDDIHADADYRAHLAKVLTKRALLKAVERARGLC, encoded by the coding sequence ATGTTCCCAGCACCGTTTGAGTATCACGCGCCGGCGACGCTGCAAGAGGCGTTGCAATTGTTGGCGCAACACGGTGGAAACGCCAAGGTGTTGGCGGGTGGGCAAAGTTTGGTGCCGCTGATGAAGTTGCGCCTCTCAACACCCGCTGTCATCATTGACCTGAACCGCATCGCCAATTTGCGTTACATCCGTGAGGACGGCGATGTCATCGCCATCGGGGCGATGACCCGTCACTACGATGTGGAGACTTCCGAGTTGCTTCGGCGGCGTTGCCCTGTTCTGTCCGAATGCGCTGCGCATATCGGCGATGTGCAAGTGCGCAATCGGGGCACCGTTGGTGGTTCGCTGGCACACGCTGACCCCGCTGCCGATTACCCCGCTGCTATCCTCGCGTGTGATGCCGAAATCAAGGTCGTCAACACGGCGGGCAACGAACGCACCGTTAAAGCCAGCGACTTTTTTGTTGACCTGTTCACGACGGCGTTGCGACCCGACGAACTCATCACGGAAATTCGCGTCCCCGCCTTTGCGCCCAAGACAGGTAGCGCCTACCTGAAGATGGAGCAATTAGCGTCGGGGTTTGCGGTGTGCGGTGTGGCAGCGATCGTGACGCTGGATGGTGGTGTCCTTCAAGATGTGCGCGTGGGCATCACGGGTGTCGCCCCCAAAGCCTATCGCGCCACCACCGTTGAGCATGCGCTCAAAGGAAAAGCACCTGACGCAGCGACCGTTGAACAGGCAGCACGCCATGCCGCCGATGGCGTCACGCCCTTAGACGACATCCACGCCGATGCCGATTATCGGGCGCATTTGGCGAAAGTGTTGACCAAGCGGGCGCTCCTCAAAGCCGTGGAGCGAGCAAGGGGGTTGTGTTGA